A window of the Ipomoea triloba cultivar NCNSP0323 chromosome 14, ASM357664v1 genome harbors these coding sequences:
- the LOC116003875 gene encoding uncharacterized protein LOC116003875, which produces MALNPLSKILEENKLTGPNFTDWLRNLRIVLNLEKIGYVLEQDPPLIGIIPYDADVDQLATHNAEVAAFDKWKDDDLRAKSYILASMTNELQRQHEKMPDAKSMVNHLQELYG; this is translated from the coding sequence atggcTTTAAATCCTTTGTCCAAAATACTCGAAGAAAACAAACTTACTGGACCAAATTTCACTGATTGGCTCCGAAATTTGAGAATCGTTCTCAATTTGGAAAAGATCGGTTATGTTTTGGAACAAGATCCTCCATTGATTGGTATCATACCATATGATGCTGATGTTGATCAGCTTGCTACTCATAATGCTGAGGTTGCAGCATTTGATAAGTGGAAGGACGATGATCTGAGGGCTAAGAGTTATATCCTTGCCTCTATGACCAATGAGTTACAACGTCAGCATGAAAAGATGCCTGACGCAAAATCTATGGTCAATCACCTACAAGAGTTGTATggttga